Proteins from one Nitrospiria bacterium genomic window:
- a CDS encoding nuclear transport factor 2 family protein: MDEKENTSVIQKIYEAFRRGDIPFILNAVTDDIDWQMFGLKELPHTGPHRGRDQVARFLEKVAAETDIQKFEPKEFIAQGDKVVALGYYSGKSKASGRLLQAEWAMVFTLRDGKVARFREYADTANLPVTSKK; encoded by the coding sequence ATGGACGAAAAAGAGAATACATCCGTTATTCAGAAGATCTACGAGGCTTTTAGGAGAGGGGACATCCCGTTCATATTGAACGCCGTGACGGACGACATCGATTGGCAGATGTTCGGTCTCAAGGAGCTTCCTCACACGGGGCCGCATCGGGGCCGGGACCAGGTGGCGCGGTTTCTTGAGAAAGTCGCCGCGGAGACCGATATCCAGAAATTCGAGCCGAAGGAATTCATTGCGCAGGGGGACAAGGTCGTGGCACTTGGTTATTATAGCGGCAAGTCGAAAGCCTCCGGCCGCCTGCTTCAGGCCGAATGGGCGATGGTCTTTACGCTGCGCGACGGCAAAGTGGCCCGCTTTCGCGAGTATGCCGATACCGCCAACCTGCCCGTGACGTCTAAAAAGTGA